In Prescottella soli, a genomic segment contains:
- a CDS encoding selenium-binding protein SBP56-related protein, with protein MSQPTTDPTFYRTAADAAAAPPERLGYVAAFDRAADKPDAMSVIDVDPGSDTYGRVVGWTEIPGRGNELHHFGWNACSSALKHEGHDMTGLARRYLIVPGLRSSNLYVLDTGPDPRQPTVTRVVDAADLAAKAGYSRPHTLHCGPDGMFLTCLGGADGSDGPGGIALLDHDTFDVLRQWETDRGPQYFAYDAWWHLNQNTLISSEWGTPSMIEDGLVPELLLANEYGHAIHFWDLATGEHRQRVDLGAQHQMPLELRPSHDPEATWGFVGVVISTEDLSASVWRWHRDDGTWAVDKVITIPAEPADPDLLPPALKPFGAVPPLVTDIDLSVDDQFLYVSCWGTGELEQFDVRDPAHPRKTGSVRLGGIVGRVAHPAMPTQPLSGGSQMVEISRDGKRVYVTNSLYGAWDDQFYPDGVGAWMALVHTDPRGGMTVDEHFFPHDGDFRGLRPHQVRLQGGDASSDSYCYR; from the coding sequence ATGAGTCAGCCAACCACGGACCCGACCTTCTACCGAACGGCAGCGGACGCGGCGGCCGCGCCACCTGAACGACTGGGCTACGTCGCCGCGTTCGACCGCGCCGCAGACAAACCCGACGCGATGAGCGTGATCGACGTGGATCCGGGCTCGGACACCTACGGCCGGGTGGTCGGCTGGACAGAGATTCCGGGGCGGGGGAACGAACTGCACCATTTCGGCTGGAACGCGTGTAGCAGCGCGTTGAAGCACGAGGGCCACGACATGACGGGCCTGGCCCGTCGGTATCTGATCGTGCCGGGACTGCGTTCGTCCAACCTGTACGTGCTCGACACCGGACCGGACCCGCGTCAACCCACCGTGACCCGGGTCGTGGACGCCGCGGATCTCGCCGCCAAGGCCGGCTACTCCCGACCGCACACCCTGCACTGCGGGCCGGACGGGATGTTCCTGACCTGCCTCGGGGGCGCCGACGGATCGGATGGCCCGGGCGGGATCGCCCTGCTCGATCACGACACGTTCGACGTACTCCGGCAATGGGAAACCGACCGGGGGCCACAGTATTTCGCGTACGACGCCTGGTGGCATCTCAACCAGAACACGCTGATCAGCAGCGAATGGGGCACCCCGTCGATGATCGAGGACGGGTTGGTGCCCGAACTGCTCCTGGCGAACGAGTACGGCCACGCGATCCACTTCTGGGACCTCGCCACGGGCGAGCACCGGCAGCGCGTGGACCTCGGCGCACAGCACCAGATGCCGCTCGAACTTCGCCCGTCGCACGACCCGGAGGCCACGTGGGGGTTCGTCGGCGTGGTCATCTCGACCGAGGACCTGTCGGCCTCGGTGTGGCGCTGGCACCGCGACGACGGCACCTGGGCGGTGGACAAGGTGATCACCATCCCGGCCGAGCCTGCCGACCCGGACCTGCTGCCACCCGCACTGAAGCCGTTCGGGGCGGTGCCACCGCTGGTTACCGACATCGATCTGTCGGTCGACGACCAGTTCCTCTACGTCTCGTGCTGGGGCACCGGCGAACTCGAGCAGTTCGACGTGCGCGACCCAGCCCACCCGAGGAAGACCGGCTCCGTTCGACTCGGCGGGATCGTCGGCCGCGTCGCGCATCCGGCGATGCCGACCCAGCCGCTGTCCGGGGGTTCGCAGATGGTCGAGATCAGCCGGGACGGAAAGCGGGTGTACGTCACCAACTCCCTGTACGGCGCGTGGGACGACCAGTTCTACCCGGACGGGGTCGGCGCCTGGATGGCACTGGTCCACACCGATCCGCGCGGCGGGATGACCGTCGACGAGCACTTCTTCCCGCACGACGGCGACTTCCGCGGCCTACGACCGCACCAGGTCCGCCTCCAGGGTGGCGACGCCTCGTCCGATTCGTACTGCTACCGCTAG
- a CDS encoding TetR/AcrR family transcriptional regulator gives MDVVKRTRLSPEERRAQLIDLGVRMLAERPLEQISVEDIADEAGVSRGLLFHYFASKHDFHVAIVRHTSADMLARTAPNPDLAPIEILRDAMASYVDYVSENRDTYVSLLRGTASGDPAMREVFEATRAEMARRVIDQLPMLEIAPDPRIALSVRGWIAFVEEATITWLRAPEISRDELIELLVTALPAVALTPDTAASLLR, from the coding sequence ATGGACGTCGTCAAACGCACCAGGCTCAGCCCCGAGGAGAGGCGGGCGCAGCTGATCGACCTGGGCGTGCGGATGCTCGCCGAACGGCCCCTCGAGCAGATCTCCGTCGAGGACATCGCCGACGAGGCCGGTGTGTCCCGCGGGCTGCTGTTCCACTACTTCGCGTCCAAGCACGACTTCCACGTCGCCATCGTGCGCCACACGAGCGCGGACATGCTCGCCCGCACGGCCCCGAACCCGGACCTCGCACCCATCGAGATCCTGCGCGACGCGATGGCGTCGTACGTCGACTACGTCTCCGAGAACCGCGACACCTACGTCTCGCTGCTGCGGGGGACCGCCAGCGGCGACCCCGCTATGCGGGAGGTGTTCGAGGCGACCCGCGCCGAGATGGCCCGGCGCGTGATCGACCAGCTCCCGATGCTCGAGATCGCACCCGATCCCCGCATCGCGCTGTCGGTGCGCGGCTGGATCGCGTTCGTCGAGGAGGCCACGATCACGTGGCTGCGCGCACCCGAGATCTCGCGGGACGAGCTGATCGAGCTGCTGGTCACCGCGTTGCCGGCGGTCGCGCTGACGCCGGACACCGCGGCCTCGCTGCTGCGGTAG
- a CDS encoding multifunctional oxoglutarate decarboxylase/oxoglutarate dehydrogenase thiamine pyrophosphate-binding subunit/dihydrolipoyllysine-residue succinyltransferase subunit, giving the protein MSSSSTSQFGQNQWLVDEMYQRFQDDPSSVDASWHEFLTDYSPDAANATGNGEALGAGDVATKAANGAAVPAPAAAPATAPAPAPKAATPPPAPAAPPAPKPAAAPKPAAAPKPAAAEAPTQDTNQVLRGAAATVARNMSASLTIPTATSVRAVPAKLMFDNRIVVNNHLARTRGGKVSFTHILGYAIVQAVKSFPNMNRHFAEIDGKPNVVTPANTNLGLAIDLPGKNGSRSLVVAAIKGCDSMNFVQFYGAYEDIVRRARDGKLTAEDFSGVTISLTNPGGIGTVHSVPRLMQGQGAIIGAGAMEYPAEFQGASDERIADMGVGKLMTLTSTYDHRIIQGAESGDFLRTIHNLLISDEFYDEIFHSLHIPYEPVRWRKDVPEGAVDKNTRVLELIAAYRNRGHLMADTDPLQFVKDKFRSHPDLDVTTHGLTLWDLDREFNVGGFHGQARMKLRDVLSILRDAYCRHTGVEYTHILEPEQQAWLQERVEAKHVKPTVAQQKYILSKLNAAEAFETFLQTKYVGQKRFSLEGAESVIPMMDAIIDQAAEHSLDEVVIGMPHRGRLNVLANIVGKPYSKIFTEFEGNMNPAAAHGSGDVKYHLGAEGTYIQMFGENDIKVSLTANPSHLEAVDPVLEGLVRAKQDLLDKGQDGFTVMPLMLHGDAAFAGQGVVAETLNLALLRGYRTGGTVHVVVNNQVGFTTAPEHSRSSEYCTDVAKMIGAPIFHVNGDDPEACVWVAQLAVDFREKFGKDVVIDLICYRRRGHNEGDDPSMTQPAMYDLIDTKRSVRKSYTEALIGRGDISLKEAEDALRDYQGQLERVFNEVRELEKYKPEPSESVELDQTPPARLTTAVDAATLARIGDAFVNVPEGFTVHPRVKPVIEKRHEMSRAGHIDWAFAELLAFGSLAEQGALVRLAGQDSRRGTFTQRHSVLIDRKNGDEYNPIADLATAADNGGKFMVYDSALTEFAGLGFEYGYSVGNPDALVLWEAQFGDFVNGAQTIIDEFISSGEAKWGQLSDVVLLLPHGHEGQGPDHTSGRIERFLQLCAEGSMTVAMPSTPASYFHLLRRHHLDGIRRPLVVFTPKSMLRNKAAVSNLEDFTTGKFRSVFEEPSYDTQGGDRTKVKRVLLTSGKIYWELLAKKQKENRDDVAIVRIEQLYPIPRRRIAETLDRYPNVNEFFWVQEEPANQGAWPFLGLALPELLPEKLAGIKRVSRRAMSAPSSGSSKVHAVEQQEIIDAAFTATK; this is encoded by the coding sequence GTGAGCAGCAGCTCTACTTCCCAGTTCGGACAGAACCAGTGGTTGGTTGACGAGATGTACCAACGCTTCCAGGATGATCCCTCATCCGTGGACGCAAGTTGGCACGAGTTTCTGACGGATTACTCGCCCGATGCGGCGAACGCGACCGGGAACGGCGAGGCGCTCGGCGCCGGTGATGTCGCCACCAAGGCCGCGAACGGTGCCGCAGTTCCGGCACCTGCCGCAGCTCCCGCGACCGCGCCCGCTCCGGCGCCCAAGGCGGCCACCCCGCCTCCGGCTCCGGCCGCCCCGCCCGCACCCAAGCCGGCTGCCGCCCCGAAGCCTGCTGCTGCTCCCAAGCCGGCTGCCGCCGAAGCCCCCACTCAGGACACCAACCAGGTCCTGCGCGGCGCGGCTGCCACGGTGGCCCGCAACATGTCGGCCTCGCTCACGATCCCGACCGCGACCAGCGTCCGCGCTGTCCCCGCGAAGTTGATGTTCGACAACCGCATCGTCGTCAACAACCACCTCGCCCGTACCCGCGGCGGCAAGGTCTCGTTCACCCACATCCTCGGTTACGCGATCGTGCAGGCGGTCAAGTCGTTCCCGAACATGAACCGGCACTTCGCCGAGATCGACGGCAAGCCGAACGTCGTCACGCCGGCGAACACCAACCTCGGTCTCGCGATCGACCTGCCGGGCAAGAACGGCAGCCGCTCGCTCGTCGTCGCGGCGATCAAGGGCTGCGACTCGATGAACTTCGTGCAGTTCTACGGCGCCTACGAGGACATCGTCCGGCGCGCCCGTGACGGCAAGCTCACCGCCGAGGACTTCTCCGGTGTCACGATCTCGCTGACCAACCCCGGCGGCATCGGCACCGTGCACTCGGTGCCGCGTCTGATGCAGGGCCAGGGCGCGATCATCGGCGCCGGTGCCATGGAGTACCCGGCCGAGTTCCAGGGCGCGAGCGACGAGCGCATCGCGGACATGGGCGTCGGCAAGCTGATGACCCTGACCTCGACCTACGATCACCGGATCATCCAGGGCGCCGAGTCCGGCGACTTCCTGCGCACGATCCACAACCTGCTGATCAGCGACGAGTTCTACGACGAGATCTTCCACTCGCTGCACATTCCTTACGAGCCGGTCCGCTGGCGCAAGGACGTGCCCGAGGGTGCGGTCGACAAGAACACCCGCGTGCTCGAGCTCATCGCGGCGTACCGCAACCGCGGTCACCTGATGGCCGACACCGACCCGCTGCAGTTCGTCAAGGACAAGTTCCGCAGCCACCCGGACCTCGACGTCACCACCCACGGCCTGACCCTGTGGGACCTGGACCGCGAGTTCAACGTCGGCGGCTTCCACGGCCAGGCCCGCATGAAGCTGCGCGACGTCCTGTCGATCCTGCGGGACGCGTACTGCCGCCACACCGGTGTCGAGTACACGCACATCCTCGAGCCCGAGCAGCAGGCATGGCTGCAGGAGCGCGTCGAGGCCAAGCACGTCAAGCCGACCGTCGCGCAGCAGAAGTACATCCTGAGCAAGCTCAACGCCGCCGAGGCGTTCGAGACCTTCCTTCAGACCAAGTATGTCGGCCAGAAGCGCTTCTCGCTCGAGGGCGCCGAGTCCGTCATCCCGATGATGGACGCGATCATCGACCAGGCCGCCGAGCACAGCCTCGACGAGGTCGTCATCGGCATGCCGCACCGCGGCCGCCTGAACGTGCTGGCGAACATCGTCGGCAAGCCGTACTCGAAGATCTTCACCGAGTTCGAGGGCAACATGAACCCGGCGGCCGCACACGGCTCCGGTGACGTGAAGTACCACCTGGGCGCCGAGGGCACCTACATCCAGATGTTCGGCGAGAACGACATCAAGGTGTCGCTGACCGCGAACCCGTCGCACCTCGAGGCGGTCGACCCGGTCCTCGAGGGCCTGGTCCGCGCGAAGCAGGACCTGCTGGACAAGGGCCAGGACGGCTTCACCGTCATGCCGCTCATGCTGCACGGTGACGCGGCGTTCGCCGGCCAGGGTGTCGTGGCCGAGACCCTGAACCTGGCGCTGCTGCGCGGCTACCGCACCGGCGGCACCGTGCACGTGGTCGTCAACAACCAGGTCGGCTTCACCACCGCGCCGGAGCACTCGCGTTCGTCCGAGTACTGCACCGACGTCGCGAAGATGATCGGCGCGCCGATCTTCCACGTGAACGGCGACGACCCGGAGGCCTGTGTCTGGGTCGCGCAGCTGGCCGTCGACTTCCGTGAGAAGTTCGGCAAGGACGTCGTCATCGACCTGATCTGCTACCGCCGCCGCGGCCACAACGAGGGCGACGACCCGTCGATGACGCAGCCGGCGATGTACGACCTGATCGACACCAAGCGCAGCGTCCGCAAGAGCTACACCGAGGCCCTGATCGGCCGCGGCGACATCTCGCTCAAGGAAGCCGAAGACGCCCTGCGCGACTACCAGGGCCAGCTGGAGCGGGTGTTCAACGAGGTCCGCGAGCTCGAGAAGTACAAGCCCGAACCGTCGGAGTCCGTCGAGCTGGACCAGACCCCGCCGGCCCGCCTCACCACGGCGGTCGACGCGGCCACGCTCGCCCGCATCGGCGACGCGTTCGTCAACGTCCCCGAGGGCTTCACGGTGCACCCGCGCGTCAAGCCGGTGATCGAGAAGCGTCACGAGATGTCCCGCGCGGGCCACATCGACTGGGCGTTCGCCGAGCTGCTCGCGTTCGGTTCGCTCGCCGAGCAGGGCGCCCTCGTGCGCCTCGCCGGTCAGGACTCGCGCCGCGGCACGTTCACGCAGCGCCACTCGGTCCTCATCGACCGCAAGAACGGCGACGAGTACAACCCGATCGCGGACCTCGCCACGGCAGCCGACAACGGCGGCAAGTTCATGGTCTACGACTCGGCACTCACCGAGTTCGCGGGCCTGGGCTTCGAGTACGGCTACTCGGTCGGCAACCCCGACGCGCTGGTGCTGTGGGAGGCGCAGTTCGGCGACTTCGTCAACGGCGCCCAGACCATCATCGACGAGTTCATCAGTTCCGGTGAGGCCAAGTGGGGCCAGCTGTCCGACGTCGTGCTGCTGCTGCCGCACGGCCACGAGGGCCAGGGCCCGGACCACACGTCGGGCCGCATCGAGCGGTTCCTGCAGCTGTGCGCCGAGGGCTCGATGACGGTTGCGATGCCGTCGACCCCGGCCAGCTACTTCCACCTGCTGCGTCGTCACCACCTGGACGGCATCCGCCGCCCGCTCGTGGTGTTCACGCCGAAGTCGATGCTGCGCAACAAGGCCGCGGTCAGCAACCTCGAGGACTTCACCACCGGCAAGTTCCGCTCGGTGTTCGAGGAGCCGTCGTACGACACGCAGGGCGGCGACCGCACCAAGGTCAAGCGCGTGCTGCTGACGTCCGGCAAGATCTACTGGGAGCTGCTGGCCAAGAAGCAGAAGGAGAACCGCGACGACGTCGCGATCGTCCGGATCGAGCAGCTGTACCCGATCCCGCGTCGCCGCATCGCGGAGACCCTGGACCGCTACCCGAACGTGAACGAGTTCTTCTGGGTCCAGGAGGAGCCGGCGAACCAGGGTGCATGGCCGTTCCTCGGCCTGGCCCTGCCGGAGCTGCTGCCCGAGAAGCTGGCGGGCATCAAGCGCGTCTCGCGTCGCGCGATGTCGGCACCGTCCTCGGGCTCGAGCAAGGTCCACGCTGTCGAGCAGCAGGAGATCATCGACGCGGCGTTCACGGCCACGAAGTGA